Proteins from a single region of Azospira inquinata:
- a CDS encoding SpoIIAA family protein: MIATDHQGSLVSVSVFGEFTLADYREFEELVNYKTKFEGPVDLFFDLREMADFTLDVAWAEVKFGRTHGDAFRRVAVLTDSQWVAWSAWLSQAFVHADVQVFSDEAEAKAWLAEQA, from the coding sequence ATGATCGCAACCGACCATCAAGGCAGCCTGGTATCGGTGTCCGTTTTCGGGGAATTTACCCTGGCCGATTACCGGGAATTCGAAGAGCTGGTCAATTACAAGACTAAATTCGAAGGCCCGGTGGATCTCTTCTTCGATCTGCGGGAGATGGCCGATTTCACCCTGGACGTTGCCTGGGCCGAAGTGAAATTCGGCCGGACCCACGGGGACGCCTTCCGCCGGGTGGCGGTCCTGACCGATAGCCAGTGGGTGGCCTGGAGCGCCTGGCTATCCCAGGCCTTTGTGCACGCCGATGTGCAGGTTTTCAGCGACGAAGCCGAAGCCAAGGCCTGGCTGGCGGAGCAGGCCTGA
- a CDS encoding aromatic ring-hydroxylating oxygenase subunit alpha, translating to MSEIVTSNHLAPAVTQFPVDWYFDEKMFELEQKLFFEQGPGYVGHELMVPHVHDYRTLEWQDHGRMVVRQPDGVYDMSNICRHRQAVMLQGSGNAENVVCPLHRWTYDTEGSLIGAPHFPANPCLNLNKRKLESWNGLLFKGPRSVGQDLAGMNVAGEFDFAGYKLDRVEMHQCNYNWKTFIEVYLEDYHVVPFHPGLGNFVTCDDLTWQFGEWYSVQRVGITSLLKEGSPVYARWQKAVRDFYAAKGESPRQGAVWLTYYPNVMVEWYPHVLVVSTLVPQDVNKTMNVVEFYYPEEIVDFEREFIEAEQAAYMETAIEDDDIGERMDRGRWRLFKEGRSEVGPYQSPMEDGMQHFHEFYRRIMAPHL from the coding sequence ATGTCCGAGATCGTCACCAGCAACCATTTGGCTCCGGCCGTAACCCAATTCCCCGTCGACTGGTATTTCGACGAAAAAATGTTCGAATTGGAGCAGAAACTCTTCTTCGAGCAGGGGCCCGGGTACGTCGGCCATGAGCTGATGGTGCCCCATGTGCACGATTACCGGACCCTGGAATGGCAGGATCATGGCCGTATGGTGGTGCGCCAGCCGGACGGGGTGTACGACATGTCCAATATCTGCCGCCACCGCCAGGCTGTCATGTTGCAGGGCAGCGGCAATGCGGAAAACGTGGTGTGTCCCCTGCACCGCTGGACCTATGACACGGAAGGCAGCCTCATCGGCGCCCCCCATTTCCCCGCCAATCCCTGCCTCAATCTCAATAAGCGCAAGCTGGAATCCTGGAACGGACTGCTCTTCAAGGGGCCCCGCTCCGTCGGTCAGGATCTGGCCGGGATGAATGTGGCTGGGGAATTCGATTTCGCCGGTTACAAGCTGGACCGGGTGGAAATGCACCAGTGCAACTACAACTGGAAGACCTTCATCGAGGTCTATCTGGAGGACTACCACGTGGTCCCCTTCCATCCGGGTCTGGGCAATTTCGTCACCTGCGACGACCTTACCTGGCAGTTCGGCGAATGGTATTCCGTCCAGCGGGTGGGCATTACCTCCCTGCTCAAGGAAGGCTCCCCGGTCTATGCCCGCTGGCAGAAGGCGGTGCGGGACTTCTACGCCGCCAAGGGGGAATCCCCCCGGCAGGGCGCCGTGTGGCTGACCTACTACCCCAATGTGATGGTGGAGTGGTATCCCCACGTCCTGGTGGTGTCCACCCTGGTACCCCAGGATGTGAACAAGACCATGAATGTGGTGGAGTTCTACTATCCGGAAGAAATCGTGGATTTCGAACGGGAGTTCATCGAAGCCGAGCAGGCCGCCTACATGGAAACCGCCATTGAGGACGACGACATCGGCGAACGCATGGACCGGGGTCGCTGGCGTCTCTTCAAGGAAGGCCGCAGCGAAGTGGGGCCCTACCAATCTCCCATGGAAGACGGCATGCAGCACTTCCACGAATTCTATCGTCGCATCATGGCCCCCCACCTGTAG
- a CDS encoding exodeoxyribonuclease VII small subunit, translating to MDQTAPSSTPADGQEPAPLKFETALTELERIAQAMEGGKLSLEESLEAYRRGTELLQFCQRQLQVAEEKIQVLENGSLRDFRPTESH from the coding sequence ATGGATCAAACCGCCCCGTCATCCACGCCTGCGGACGGGCAAGAACCCGCCCCTCTCAAATTCGAAACCGCCCTTACCGAACTCGAGCGCATCGCCCAGGCCATGGAGGGTGGCAAACTGTCTCTGGAAGAATCCCTGGAAGCCTATCGCCGGGGCACGGAACTGCTCCAGTTCTGCCAGCGTCAACTGCAAGTCGCCGAGGAAAAAATCCAGGTACTGGAAAACGGCTCCCTGCGCGACTTTCGCCCTACCGAATCCCACTGA
- a CDS encoding polyprenyl synthetase family protein gives MSATALPFPEWMGAVQARTEAALGRFLPAPDHAPATLHQAMRYAALGGGKRVRPLLAFAAGEITGAPADLLDSAACAVELIHAYSLVHDDLPAMDNDVLRRGRPTCHVEYGEATAMLAGDALQTLAFDLLARPLELAPARQVELLALLAQASGSRGMAGGQAIDLEAVGRAHDQALTQPELELMHALKTGALIRAAVLMGALCGEALAPEARARLDTYAKRAGLLFQVVDDILDCTASTATLGKTAGKDAAADKPTYVSLLGLGGAQDYAEELRRQAVTALDIFGPRATRLIALTDFITHRKF, from the coding sequence ATGTCCGCCACTGCCCTGCCTTTTCCGGAATGGATGGGGGCCGTTCAGGCCCGCACCGAAGCGGCCCTGGGCCGCTTTTTGCCGGCCCCGGATCACGCCCCCGCCACCCTGCACCAGGCCATGCGCTATGCCGCCCTGGGCGGGGGCAAGCGGGTACGGCCCCTGTTGGCCTTCGCCGCTGGGGAAATCACCGGGGCCCCGGCGGATCTGCTGGACAGCGCCGCCTGCGCCGTGGAGCTGATCCACGCCTATTCTCTGGTCCATGACGACCTCCCGGCCATGGACAATGACGTGCTGCGCCGGGGCCGCCCCACCTGCCACGTGGAATATGGGGAAGCCACGGCCATGCTGGCCGGGGACGCCCTCCAGACCCTGGCCTTCGACCTCCTGGCCCGGCCCCTGGAACTGGCACCGGCCCGGCAGGTGGAATTGCTCGCCCTCCTGGCCCAGGCCAGCGGCTCCCGGGGCATGGCCGGCGGTCAGGCCATTGACCTGGAGGCGGTGGGCCGGGCCCACGACCAGGCCCTGACCCAGCCCGAACTGGAATTGATGCATGCCTTAAAAACCGGCGCCCTGATCCGGGCCGCCGTGCTCATGGGCGCCCTGTGCGGCGAGGCCCTGGCACCGGAGGCCCGGGCGCGCCTGGACACCTACGCCAAGCGGGCCGGCCTGCTGTTCCAGGTGGTGGATGACATTCTGGACTGCACGGCCAGCACCGCCACCCTGGGCAAAACCGCAGGCAAGGATGCGGCGGCGGACAAACCCACCTACGTCAGTCTCCTGGGCCTGGGCGGCGCCCAGGACTACGCGGAAGAGCTGCGCCGCCAAGCCGTCACCGCCCTGGATATTTTCGGCCCCCGGGCCACCCGCCTCATCGCCCTCACCGACTTCATCACCCACCGCAAATTCTGA